The Leptospira terpstrae serovar Hualin str. LT 11-33 = ATCC 700639 genome includes a region encoding these proteins:
- a CDS encoding TolC family protein, translated as MSFFNRIGIYLFLVFSTSYLWGETRVAQASEALKRQLSDENPRYSLGSSLYPDDQRFAKEIDLESAETLLWKNNLLLIASRFQIDVKKAGILQAGLYANPNIAIDQSIFAEPTQRYFDTTRSGQSVIQIQQVFLLGGKIDKRVKVAELNAKISEQDFYDLARAVITKLRRTFYTVYFYKKAVVFYDQSIASIEKTVDSSELAYKRRALLQAEHLRLKALLFFLKKEREDLAIKVYEKEADLKVLLNDDQYRDARIEFNPIVNETQLDLIVPNQIRLEDLVEIARENRPDLKKALQTLRFEEANLELQYANAIPDLSFGPVYNRGGTAFQNYWGVTAQLSVPLFDRNQGNIQAAEKAILVRKQELKNNILEVENEVAVAYQSARIKDALYKRFSNAYIKDYGSLSLDMIMSYEKKYITILEFADFFETYRSSIVEMLKLQTDRMEAIENVNYSVGKGIFIPKSENQTNPKSEE; from the coding sequence ATGAGTTTTTTTAACAGAATCGGTATCTACCTCTTTCTTGTGTTTTCAACCTCCTACCTATGGGGGGAGACTAGAGTAGCACAAGCAAGTGAAGCCTTAAAAAGGCAACTTTCAGATGAAAATCCAAGGTATTCCTTGGGCTCCAGTCTGTATCCTGATGACCAAAGGTTTGCCAAGGAAATTGATTTAGAGTCTGCAGAGACATTGTTGTGGAAAAACAACCTTTTACTCATCGCGTCTCGCTTTCAAATCGATGTTAAGAAAGCAGGGATTTTGCAAGCAGGACTCTATGCAAATCCTAACATTGCCATCGACCAAAGTATTTTTGCAGAACCAACGCAAAGATACTTTGATACAACAAGATCAGGCCAATCGGTAATCCAGATTCAACAAGTGTTCCTGCTTGGTGGTAAAATTGACAAACGTGTGAAAGTAGCAGAACTCAATGCCAAAATTTCGGAACAAGATTTTTATGACTTAGCTCGTGCCGTTATAACCAAACTAAGAAGAACTTTTTATACAGTTTATTTTTACAAAAAAGCAGTTGTCTTTTATGACCAAAGTATTGCATCGATTGAAAAAACGGTAGATTCCTCTGAACTTGCTTACAAAAGAAGAGCACTTCTTCAAGCAGAACATTTACGTTTAAAAGCCCTTTTATTCTTTTTGAAAAAAGAAAGAGAAGATTTGGCAATTAAAGTTTATGAAAAAGAAGCAGATCTAAAAGTTCTTTTGAATGATGATCAGTATCGTGATGCCCGAATCGAATTTAATCCAATCGTAAACGAAACTCAATTAGACCTGATCGTACCAAACCAAATACGATTAGAAGATTTAGTTGAAATTGCAAGGGAAAATAGACCTGATCTAAAAAAAGCACTCCAAACATTACGATTTGAAGAAGCAAATTTAGAACTTCAATATGCAAATGCTATTCCTGATTTGTCATTTGGTCCTGTTTATAACCGTGGTGGTACTGCTTTTCAGAACTATTGGGGAGTCACTGCACAATTAAGTGTTCCTCTCTTTGATAGAAACCAGGGAAACATTCAAGCGGCTGAAAAAGCCATTCTTGTCCGCAAACAAGAGTTAAAGAATAATATTCTCGAAGTAGAAAACGAAGTAGCCGTTGCCTATCAGTCGGCACGAATCAAAGACGCACTTTATAAACGTTTTAGTAACGCCTATATCAAAGATTACGGAAGTTTATCTTTAGATATGATCATGAGTTATGAGAAAAAATACATAACTATCTTAGAATTCGCAGACTTCTTTGAAACCTATCGTTCGAGTATAGTGGAGATGTTAAAACTCCAAACGGACCGAATGGAAGCGATTGAAAATGTAAACTACTCCGTGGGTAAAGGTATCTTTATCCCTAAATCTGAAAACCAAACCAATCCTAAATCTGAGGAATAA
- a CDS encoding efflux RND transporter periplasmic adaptor subunit: MLITLKSLNQKAKILLISGVAVVIIAILFMIFSKPAKPAHKHPEKAEVFDGGLRIVFKPGSPGLEIVKSTVIGGGGEFVSLEAPARLIASTSPSVSNGSRIILFESAELNDLYVGYIHAKNKLHRSNKNLSRIKDMFVHRVATEKDLVESETDSGNDAAELAEFEGKLRAQGLNPSELSTAGSLKAWIITDVPESQISTLRKGKKVKVVFASFPDEEFIGTAEAIGDNVDPLTRTAKMRIIVVNDKYRLKPGMFGVVKFPEQTGGDSVVLPYTAIVTVEGKNYVFVEEQPLNFKRREVVLGISTKERVNIIEGLTPGEKVAIQGSILLKGLSFGF, from the coding sequence ATGTTAATCACCTTAAAATCTCTAAACCAAAAGGCAAAAATCCTCCTGATTTCAGGAGTGGCAGTTGTAATCATAGCAATCCTATTTATGATTTTTTCCAAACCAGCAAAACCTGCGCACAAACATCCTGAAAAAGCGGAAGTTTTTGACGGTGGCCTTCGCATCGTTTTTAAACCGGGTAGCCCGGGCCTCGAAATTGTAAAGTCGACTGTGATTGGTGGTGGCGGTGAGTTTGTAAGTTTGGAAGCACCAGCAAGACTCATTGCATCAACTTCTCCTTCAGTAAGTAACGGATCTCGAATCATTCTCTTCGAATCAGCAGAGTTAAATGACCTTTATGTAGGTTATATCCATGCAAAAAACAAACTGCATAGATCCAACAAAAACCTAAGTCGGATTAAAGATATGTTTGTTCACCGAGTTGCTACTGAAAAAGATTTAGTGGAATCGGAAACAGACTCTGGAAACGATGCGGCAGAACTTGCTGAATTTGAAGGGAAACTAAGAGCGCAAGGTTTAAACCCAAGTGAATTGAGTACTGCAGGAAGTTTAAAAGCTTGGATCATCACCGACGTTCCTGAATCACAAATCTCCACCTTACGAAAAGGTAAAAAAGTTAAAGTAGTATTCGCGTCTTTTCCTGATGAAGAATTTATAGGAACAGCTGAAGCAATCGGAGATAACGTAGATCCTCTTACAAGAACTGCAAAAATGAGAATCATCGTTGTTAACGATAAATACAGATTGAAACCAGGTATGTTTGGAGTTGTTAAATTCCCAGAACAAACAGGTGGAGACAGTGTTGTTCTTCCTTATACTGCAATCGTCACCGTTGAAGGTAAAAATTATGTGTTTGTTGAAGAACAGCCATTAAATTTCAAAAGGCGAGAAGTTGTATTAGGTATTTCAACAAAAGAAAGGGTAAATATTATCGAAGGTCTTACTCCTGGTGAGAAAGTAGCCATCCAAGGTTCCATTCTTTTGAAAGGTTTAAGTTTTGGATTTTAA
- a CDS encoding FAD-binding oxidoreductase: MDFTKTKTDLGQLIGDKKVIQKNDGTMDEALFNSYGTDRTKVYPPNYQVLVFPETTEDVAAIVTYAFNNDIAVVPSGGRTGYAGGAVAKNGEIVISLSKMDKVVDFDPFLGTLHVQAGMITKNLHKEAEERGFYFPVDFAATGSSHIGGNIATNAGGVRVVHYGLIRDWILGLTVVNGKGEVYRFNGEILKNNTGYDLKHLFIGSEGTLGIITEAVVKLTKPPKDIRVIFLAVPEYKNILEIFRETHNFDLPLLAFEFLTDYCLDKVKEHLGVPDPFQAPSKYYVLMEFEVSGESDEEKLYSILESITEKELITDGSIAQNSRQNETFWKYREGISESLSLAYTVHKNDISLPLRNMEAFLDEMTTLLTSKYQGFHIALFGHIGDGNLHLNIVKPKDLPDAEFFAKCKQVDPEMFTLIQKFKGSISAEHGIGLLKKDYLNFSRSQSEIETMRAIKLAFDPKGILNPGKVL, encoded by the coding sequence ATGGATTTTACAAAAACAAAAACTGATTTAGGCCAACTCATTGGCGATAAAAAAGTCATTCAAAAAAATGATGGAACCATGGATGAGGCCTTATTCAATTCTTATGGAACTGATAGAACCAAAGTTTATCCACCCAACTACCAAGTCCTTGTCTTTCCTGAAACAACTGAAGATGTCGCAGCCATAGTTACCTATGCTTTTAATAATGATATTGCTGTAGTTCCGTCTGGTGGAAGAACCGGTTATGCAGGTGGGGCAGTTGCAAAAAACGGTGAGATCGTAATCTCATTGTCCAAAATGGACAAAGTAGTTGATTTCGATCCCTTTCTTGGCACCTTACATGTACAAGCGGGAATGATTACAAAAAATCTTCACAAAGAAGCAGAAGAACGTGGATTTTATTTTCCTGTAGATTTTGCTGCCACTGGATCTAGTCATATCGGTGGAAACATTGCAACCAATGCCGGCGGAGTTCGTGTCGTTCATTATGGACTAATCCGGGATTGGATTTTAGGCCTTACAGTTGTGAATGGGAAAGGCGAAGTTTACAGGTTTAATGGAGAAATTTTAAAAAACAATACAGGGTATGACCTCAAACACTTGTTTATTGGTTCTGAAGGAACGCTCGGAATCATCACAGAGGCAGTGGTAAAACTTACTAAACCACCAAAAGACATTCGTGTCATTTTCCTTGCTGTCCCTGAATATAAAAACATTTTAGAAATCTTTAGAGAAACACATAACTTTGATTTGCCACTACTTGCATTCGAATTTTTAACAGACTATTGTTTGGATAAAGTGAAAGAACACTTAGGAGTTCCTGATCCATTCCAAGCACCAAGCAAATATTATGTGCTTATGGAGTTTGAAGTCAGCGGTGAGTCGGATGAGGAAAAACTCTATTCCATATTAGAATCCATTACTGAAAAAGAATTGATCACCGATGGATCCATAGCCCAAAACTCGCGCCAAAACGAAACTTTTTGGAAATACCGAGAAGGAATATCCGAATCACTTTCTCTTGCCTATACAGTTCACAAAAACGATATCTCTCTTCCTCTTAGAAACATGGAAGCATTCTTAGATGAGATGACAACCTTACTCACCTCTAAATACCAAGGATTCCATATCGCTCTTTTTGGACATATTGGGGACGGGAATCTCCATCTAAACATTGTGAAACCAAAGGATCTACCGGACGCTGAATTTTTTGCTAAATGCAAACAGGTGGATCCTGAAATGTTCACTCTCATCCAAAAGTTCAAGGGTTCGATTTCCGCAGAACATGGAATTGGGTTATTGAAGAAGGATTATTTGAATTTTTCTCGTTCCCAATCCGAAATTGAGACCATGCGGGCCATCAAACTGGCATTTGACCCGAAAGGAATCCTAAATCCAGGAAAAGTGCTTTAA
- the ppk1 gene encoding polyphosphate kinase 1, giving the protein MSSNSTKGLGIYRIFSFPNPRIMTASPTEKIELGNQNIFFDRELSWVDFNHRVLEESFDKENPLLERLKFLCITESNLDEFFMVRVAGLVNLKNAGIEERSLNGKRTSETVAELYTKVGQFVKRQYESLDDILIELKENKIVVVQDPSELAGDDIQFVKNYYKREVSSILTPLAIDPSHPFPHILNRTLNLGITLYSDDDKNKAKELFAIVQVPSVLPRFLQLPPNKETDVRRYFPLEEIIKLHLGDLFYGMNVKQIHTFKIVRDADISINEEQNIGDLLTTMKNELKNRMWGDAVRLDVHSGAGHIKELLRGLLELEEYQVMEIPTLLSLNDMMFFQGLEKTSHLKYSYPVPKSGFAAKKSESIFSEIRKNDHLLHHPYESFKSIEDMLKIASQDPKVLAIKMTLYRTSGDSPIIQFLGEAAENGKQVTVLVELKARFDEERNIRWAKKLEDSGVHVVYGVVGLKIHCKMLLIVRREDDKLNRYVHLGTGNYNSTTARFYTDLSLFTANPEITEDVAILFNTITSSGKMPRLSKIYAAPTFLKEEFLHLIQRETDNAKNGKQARVIFKMNSLVDPDVILKLYEASQAGVKIDLIIRGICCLRPGIPGVSDRINVRSIVGRYLEHSRIYSFENGGKPEVYLASADCMPRNFLRRIEVMFPILQDKHRKRIGKILELLLRDNTQARVLESDGSYTRLAPGDDDPAVNSQIDMVDI; this is encoded by the coding sequence ATGTCGTCGAATTCTACAAAAGGATTAGGAATTTACAGAATTTTTTCCTTCCCAAATCCTAGAATTATGACTGCTAGCCCTACAGAAAAAATAGAACTGGGGAACCAAAATATCTTCTTCGACCGCGAACTTTCCTGGGTCGACTTCAACCACCGTGTCCTAGAAGAATCCTTCGATAAAGAAAATCCACTCCTAGAACGCCTTAAATTTCTTTGTATCACAGAATCCAATTTAGACGAGTTTTTTATGGTCCGTGTGGCCGGACTTGTGAACCTAAAGAATGCAGGAATCGAAGAACGAAGCCTCAATGGAAAAAGGACTTCAGAAACTGTCGCAGAACTATATACCAAAGTCGGACAATTTGTCAAAAGACAATATGAATCCTTAGATGATATCCTCATTGAACTAAAAGAAAACAAAATCGTAGTGGTGCAAGACCCAAGTGAACTTGCTGGCGACGATATCCAATTTGTAAAAAACTATTACAAACGAGAAGTTTCGTCTATCCTTACTCCACTGGCAATTGATCCGTCCCATCCTTTCCCACACATTCTCAACAGAACCTTAAATCTAGGAATCACCTTGTATTCCGATGATGATAAAAACAAAGCCAAAGAACTTTTTGCCATCGTTCAGGTGCCAAGTGTTCTTCCTCGTTTTTTACAATTACCACCAAATAAAGAAACCGATGTCAGAAGGTATTTTCCACTAGAAGAGATCATCAAACTCCATTTAGGTGACCTTTTCTATGGAATGAATGTAAAACAAATTCATACATTCAAAATCGTTCGTGATGCGGATATCTCCATCAACGAAGAACAAAACATTGGTGACTTACTCACCACAATGAAAAACGAATTAAAAAATAGGATGTGGGGAGATGCAGTTCGTTTGGATGTCCATTCCGGTGCGGGCCATATCAAGGAACTATTACGTGGACTTTTAGAGTTGGAAGAATACCAAGTTATGGAAATTCCCACCTTACTTAGTTTAAACGACATGATGTTCTTTCAAGGGTTGGAAAAAACTAGCCATTTAAAGTATTCTTATCCAGTTCCAAAGTCAGGATTTGCTGCCAAAAAAAGTGAATCTATCTTTTCTGAAATCCGAAAAAACGACCACCTGCTCCATCACCCTTACGAAAGTTTTAAATCCATCGAAGACATGTTAAAGATTGCAAGTCAAGATCCCAAAGTACTTGCGATCAAAATGACTTTGTACAGAACCTCGGGTGATTCTCCCATCATACAATTTTTAGGGGAAGCCGCAGAGAATGGTAAACAAGTTACCGTACTTGTGGAACTCAAAGCACGTTTTGATGAAGAAAGAAATATCCGTTGGGCAAAAAAATTAGAAGATAGTGGAGTCCATGTAGTTTATGGTGTGGTCGGCCTCAAAATCCACTGTAAGATGTTACTGATTGTACGCAGAGAAGATGACAAACTCAATCGTTATGTGCACTTAGGTACGGGAAATTATAACTCTACCACAGCAAGATTTTATACTGACTTAAGTTTATTCACAGCAAACCCTGAGATCACAGAGGATGTTGCGATTCTTTTTAATACCATCACAAGTTCCGGAAAAATGCCAAGGCTTTCAAAAATTTATGCGGCACCTACTTTTCTAAAAGAAGAGTTTCTCCACCTCATCCAAAGGGAAACAGACAATGCAAAAAACGGAAAACAAGCCCGTGTGATTTTTAAAATGAACTCTCTTGTGGATCCCGATGTGATTTTAAAACTGTATGAAGCCTCACAAGCTGGTGTAAAAATTGACCTTATCATTCGCGGGATTTGTTGTTTAAGGCCCGGAATTCCGGGGGTTTCTGATCGAATTAACGTACGCTCCATTGTGGGCCGGTATTTGGAACACTCTAGGATTTATAGTTTTGAAAATGGTGGAAAACCAGAAGTGTATTTGGCTTCCGCTGATTGTATGCCAAGAAATTTCCTTCGCCGAATCGAAGTTATGTTTCCTATCTTACAAGACAAACATAGGAAAAGAATCGGAAAAATCTTAGAACTTCTACTTCGAGACAACACACAAGCACGGGTTCTCGAATCGGATGGATCTTACACTCGTTTGGCACCAGGAGATGATGATCCTGCTGTGAACTCTCAAATTGACATGGTTGATATCTAA